The Siniperca chuatsi isolate FFG_IHB_CAS linkage group LG17, ASM2008510v1, whole genome shotgun sequence genomic sequence ATCGTCAATAAAGACCAGGAAcctggaaaatgaaaacacgTTTTTCATCAAACCATACTTTGGCTAAAGCAACTGCATTTCACCTAGGAAACTGTGACTTTattgaagggggaaaaaagaaataacattttaatctgaCTTCATCATAAAAAATTatccattacacacacaaacctcatGCGGTTTTTTCTGCTGGGGAGCTCTGCCAGGACACCAGGGCAGAACTGGGGCTTGTCAGCTTGACGCTTAACCACAATACGAGCACCGACAAACAGCTGCTCCGCCTTTGGCATGCAGTCAAAGGCGATGTGGTGGCCAGAGACTAGGCTCTTCCCTTTCTCCTCAAAACTAATCTTGTATTTCAACCTACCATCttctgcaaaaaataaataaataaataaataaataaaacacttccAGTAAGCAAAGCCCTCTTTAAACAATGTCATATGGATTTTGTTGTGGCTACGATTCATGAGCAAACTCCTTATCCTTGTTGTAGTGCTAATAAACCTGCAAAAGATAATGTACAAACTGTATCGActgactctctctcttcttctgtgacaCTGTTACATTCTGGTGAATGTCATAAGCGTGATGGGCGTCTGAGTACACAGAACAGATGATTTGTAACTCTGAGAAAGTTTGTACTGTTGTACTGTTTGGGCTGTTCATTATTACAACTAAATCCCAAGAGCACAGcgtttacattttttaagttttacatCTACGCTGGGAGTTTCAAATAATTTTCTGCAGGTTTTTTTggtggacaaaaacaaatggaaaaaaagatgtgtttcaaatgtatttgaGTGTTGACATGGCCCCAGTCCAAGGTTACACATGAAAGTACTTCCAAACTATTGATCATAACGCTACTTTTGTAAAATTGGAAGATGTGTTTTATCCATttaatcataaaaatgtattacagcACAATTTGTTTGCTCTGCTGGAGTCCTAGCTAATCAATGAGACAAAGTTGGGCATGAGATGATTGTGCAGAATTTTGTTATATTCAATGTTTTAGCATGGGACTGGATAGCTAAAATGAAAGCTAAAACTTGTATTACATTACTCTTGTACTTTGTGgactttttacacattttatgtgattttactgttgttttacaTGTCTGTGATCAATTTCACCAAACCAGAAAATCTTAAAGCATTGAGTTATGGTATGAACTATTTTTAATCGATTGCACGGATGAAAATTTGTTACATAAACACTCCAGACCTATTTTTTGCTAGCCTTAACAGACTGATACCTGTCAAGTTGAAGACGCATTGTATTTTTTACCCTTTGTTACTATTTCCATGACTTTCCCCTGTTGCCAGCTCATGACCTTCCTTCTGGCGAGGACATTCATGTTCACACGGATCTCTCCTTGTGGCACGCTAGGAAGGGTCTTGGTGGCTTTGTCAGTGGATTGGCAAAGAGTTGATACTACGCACAAAGGGGTTACTCCTGTCAGTGGAAAAGGAACACAACATAGCAAAACTGATGAACTtcaggaaaatgtatttctggtTGTAGGCATTTTCTCAAATGCCTATACCTGTAtacttcttttaaaatgttaagaaTAGAAGTTGCTCCAAATAAGTGATGTCTAAAAATCCACCAACCCAGACCCCTTAAAAACAAACTGGTGTGTGTGGTTAATTCAGTTAATTGTGATTGGTCCAATAAGATGAAACTGTTTCACAACTTACAAAAAAATGAAACGGCAGGTCATTGTAAAAGTTTACCTATATCTTATTctctacaataataataattgactTAGGTCAGTGCCAAAAAAACAGTTGCAGCTGAGGATCTCCACTACCGCTTTGCATTAGCTGAAAGACATGTAAACGACCACATTCTATCTGTCACTATGGTGACAAAATTACATATTTCTTTCTCATGTTTTTTCCCGTAACAGGAGtgatataaaaacaatgaagtaTAATTTTTAGGATCAGAAATTAAGCAATTCatgcaacaacatttttttttgagTGGTAGGGGTGTTCATGTTCttgtatgtttctgttttttgtggACCATACCGTTTGTGTTTCCTGGCAGTGTCGATGTTTTCACAGCATTGCGCTTAGCGTCGGTACTTCCGTTGGCTTGGGGTGTTGATGTTTTTGCTGCATTGAACTTACCATTGCTTTTTGTGCTGGCTTGGGGTGTTGCATGTCTCTTAGCAAGTTTCTCATTCTTTTGATCtatttttctcctcttgttTGACCCAATATTATAACTTGAGATAGAAAAATCAGAATCACTTGAGTCATCTTCTGGGTCCCACTGCTTATCAGAATCTGAATTGTTTAAGGATTCATCTTCCCTGTAGTGACTCTGAAGCGTCGGTGGATGTAAAGAACTGATCTTACATCTAGGAAGTCTGGTAAGGACCACCACTGCAGTCTTTAGATGGATAGAGCTTTTTTTGCCATTATCTCTTCTGAGGTTCTCTCTGTCCTGAAGCTTTGGTAATAGACAAGTAGGGCCATTTGTACTTGAAGAGCTGGGGATTTGAGTCTCAGTGTGAACAAACTCAGATGGGGATGGAGGCGTATTTCCTACAAAGGAAAAAAGTACAGGTCAAATTGTGGCAAACTAAAATAAGCCAGTTTGTGTGGCTGAAAACAACTGAGCAATTAGCGAAGGACACAGACATACCAAGAGCACGTATTTTTATTAAGTATTATTTAATGCTTTGCATCTTACCACAGCCTgtaatattatcatcatcatcagaatcTGTGTCTCTGTACTCCCACCCCAGCAAAGAGTATTGTTTCTTCACAATCGCTTCACATGCTGCCACAGACCTGAAAGACATCAAGACAACACAAATCAAGCAACGAACATAAAGAAACACTTAAGGAAGACAAGTGTACTTCAAGTACAGAGAAGGGACcagtacaataaataaaaagacatcaaGTCTGCTGATGGTTTAACACACTTAATACACTGAGATACACAAAAGgagatttcactgaaaacaagtGTCTCAGCTTTAGATATTTGGCATAATAAACAGtgataatataacataataaattTAGTGAGTTAGctacatttgaaataaatgcattaGCAGGGTAAATTACAACAGTCGGGAAAACGGGGTCTTTGATTTTAAGAACATAATTTAGCgtgttaaaaaaagaacaaaatgtttaattatggTCCAAAGGGCTTTTACAAGAGGCAGAAACAAGAGCACAGCGTAGATGTAACACTCACTCGCAGAGCTTCAGGAGGTGGTCAGCCTGTTTCTCCCTCCTTTCCAGCAGAGATTGCAGCTGATTGCATTTCTCTAGCACATCAGTGGAGATCAGCTTGTTCTTCTTTACTTTCTCTCTGATCCACTTTTGGAGTTCCTCTTTGCTCATCTCCATTTCATCCCCTTCCATAATCACTGCAACACACAAGGTTTCAAATCATATGCTGAAGGTAAAGTGTGCAGCAGGGGTGTTGTTGAGGGGACGGTTTTTCTTACTATAAGAACTACTGTGCAACGTTAATAATTCACCAGAGATCTTACTTAACTATAACATGTAACTTACGGCTAAAATCAACACAACTTAAAGATCCCCTGCGgacatgttttaaagaaattgtATGAAATTTTTGAAATactctttcatgcttttaggttgtagaaagtcctctttacaaaaaaatattattttatatgaagggtttgcaaaaaagttattttttgtacatgaaaaaatgctgtacaatggttcaaccagacAGACAAGtgaaagagcagaaagagacaaagatgccactgagcaacagttaaataagaatgtaagaaatcagcagtcatcGGTAAAAGAAACTGGAAGCTTATTAAAATCTGTACAGATTTAAAGaggaacaggttcctgtttcagtgtcaggtgcacaataatgcctacaacaagctggaattaacaggcatgttgctttagcaaagctagtcttaaaacttcaaaatagaaatagtacaTTAGTCTAAGGTTAGCACTACTGGAATGGATCACAGCCctagttttaatcatttaattattcgaaccctttcaaatgtaaataatacatttggtgtataattatactgttttatctatgttaaaatagccattattatTGTATACATATAGTAATGTACCTACCTAAGTATTCTTTAGCTCATAATTATGTCTATGGTAACTACCAGGTTGGGTCGCAGATTGTATGAAAGAAATGCAGTAACTAATTTGCGATTGCTTTTGGAAACCCAAGAAGAATGTTATTCCAAAAGGAATAACTTACTGGAGTGAGATTAAGAACATAATGGATTATTAACTACTTGAAATACAGTAATGCTAGTTATGAACCCGGGTAATCCTAAAGTAATCAAATATAATCAGGTTACGTTACTGTGTTGAAGCAATCCAACAAATTATGTTACTAATTACAATTGCAAGGTAATCAGTAAACTGTGAAGTATTTAAAGGAATCTCACCCAACACTGGTGGATACTTTCCATAGTTTAAGTCACTGGATTTCATATATTTGATTATTGTATTGTCAGGAGCTTGTATGAGTGTGTTCTAGtcctgtttattttgtaatgttatgTGTTATGATGTAAGTTGTTATGGTTGCATTGTCACAATGTAAAGCTTTTTGTGGACCCTAGGAAGAATAGCTGCTGCAATGCTGTAGCGTTCAGGTTAACCAATGGGGATCCTAATAAACTAAACACGTCTTAAACTCAtgtttaaggtgagcacagataAACTTTCTCCTTTCAAGATTAATGTGACAACGGGCTTTACtatcaaactctgcacatacatcatccTGCGGTGTTAATGtaaaacatccaagtgaagtaacaacaATTTTTGAATGGCGTGgcctttaaaagaaaacaaaaaacgttATAACGATTAACGTTATAACAGTTAGTTATTTAACGTTAGGCTAGGCTACACGGCTACTTCACGCGAGCACCCGGGGCGACGTTACAAAACAATGGTGATTcccttcagttttgtttttattataactGGGCAGTAACCGAGGCTAGCTACATTACCAGCTTtgactaaaaacacaaaacgcatttaagaaacacacatttacacaccgGGGTGTCAACCGAAACCTGGACCATGACTAGCCGCTGAGTTTGCTTCTCTCACTGTCTGACATCCAGTCCCACATGATAACTTCACGCTATTTATGGGGGGTGGGAGGAAGGATCCGAGATACATTTGCCAAACTCATCGGCTAGTACTCATCCGTGAAGTATTTTCTCTCGTAAATGTGAAGCATTTAGTTAGCATAAATACCTTAAATAAGTCATAAATCTTCCCTTTGTGTGGCAAGGCCAAGTGAGTTTCGGATGTGTTTTCTTCTTCGCCGCAAGTCGCAAGCAGCTCACTGGCGCCCCCTGTGTCCGTACAAACGACCAACAAGTCTTTCTACTTCTGCGATAGAACACTCGTAAGCAAATAAATGCATAtaactgttaaaaataaatcatataatattaatatatgtaataCGTACAATATTAATATGTATACACTCAGTGGTGACCAGTTTACTAGGTACTAAAACTAATGCTGTTAATACAACCCTGCAATAAATCACAttaatgtcacacacacactacagtctCCAAACTTGCCATAAAGTTAAATCAACACCAGTTATGGAAAAAAGTATTCACACAATTtactcatttaaaaataatccCACAATGTAGAGATAGGCCTACTCCaccacaagtaaaagtcctgcaatgAAAAGTGCAGAAATTGgaaatatgttgtattttaagtATCAAAGTTAAATCATGTTTAATTATATTATGTTTTAGTCTTATATTACTGAATCATTAtgattgatgcattaacatattGGTTATTAGAAGTggattttaactgctttatgtactcTTGACTAAtctaaaatgcatattttacaaatgtatcatatattttgtgtataaatccttaatctgaaaagtaacgaGGGAGACAGCAActatagctgtgaaataaatgttgtggagtaaaaagtacaatatttccttctgaaatgtagtggagtagaagtagaaaagtagaaaatttAACAACTTAAAGgcccagtgtgtaggatttagtgatttagtagcggtgaaattgc encodes the following:
- the LOC122865066 gene encoding histone-lysine N-methyltransferase SETDB1-A-like isoform X3; amino-acid sequence: MEGDEMEMSKEELQKWIREKVKKNKLISTDVLEKCNQLQSLLERREKQADHLLKLCESVAACEAIVKKQYSLLGWEYRDTDSDDDDNITGCGNTPPSPSEFVHTETQIPSSSSTNGPTCLLPKLQDRENLRRDNGKKSSIHLKTAVVVLTRLPRCKISSLHPPTLQSHYREDESLNNSDSDKQWDPEDDSSDSDFSISSYNIGSNKRRKIDQKNEKLAKRHATPQASTKSNGVTPLCVVSTLCQSTDKATKTLPSVPQGEIRVNMNVLARRKVMSWQQGKVMEIVTKEDGRLKYKISFEEKGKSLVSGHHIAFDCMPKAEQLFVGARIVVKRQADKPQFCPGVLAELPSRKNRMRFLVFIDDHTPVYVGLPLLHLVCRPLTDPLDDIPDGNHKNFMKEYIKAWPYPPQTQYRVGQIINAEFDGVQQRSEVLVVDCSLIQVVFEKDQHKEWIYRGSLRLEHMINMIEHLESKKDGQKNNLTKVNESSKH
- the LOC122865066 gene encoding histone-lysine N-methyltransferase SETDB1-A-like isoform X1; its protein translation is MEGDEMEMSKEELQKWIREKVKKNKLISTDVLEKCNQLQSLLERREKQADHLLKLCESVAACEAIVKKQYSLLGWEYRDTDSDDDDNITGCGNTPPSPSEFVHTETQIPSSSSTNGPTCLLPKLQDRENLRRDNGKKSSIHLKTAVVVLTRLPRCKISSLHPPTLQSHYREDESLNNSDSDKQWDPEDDSSDSDFSISSYNIGSNKRRKIDQKNEKLAKRHATPQASTKSNGKFNAAKTSTPQANGSTDAKRNAVKTSTLPGNTNGVTPLCVVSTLCQSTDKATKTLPSVPQGEIRVNMNVLARRKVMSWQQGKVMEIVTKEDGRLKYKISFEEKGKSLVSGHHIAFDCMPKAEQLFVGARIVVKRQADKPQFCPGVLAELPSRKNRMRFLVFIDDHTPVYVGLPLLHLVCRPLTDPLDDIPDGNHKNFMKEYIKAWPYPPQTQYRVGQIINAEFDGVQQRSEVLVVDCSLIQVVFEKDQHKEWIYRGSLRLEHMINMIEHLESKKDGQKNNLTKNHQNTDGTLTVLREMDAVFQDGAPCIQKVAHQRHTLKTFSHASSGFCVFGPIVHLHLSFPYGRAG
- the LOC122865066 gene encoding histone-lysine N-methyltransferase SETDB1-A-like isoform X4, translating into MEGDEMEMSKEELQKWIREKVKKNKLISTDVLEKCNQLQSLLERREKQADHLLKLCESVAACEAIVKKQYSLLGWEYRDTDSDDDDNITGCGNTPPSPSEFVHTETQIPSSSSTNGPTCLLPKLQDRENLRRDNGKKSSIHLKTAVVVLTRLPRCKISSLHPPTLQSHYREDESLNNSDSDKQWDPEDDSSDSDFSISSYNIGSNKRRKIDQKNEKLAKRHATPQASTKSNGKFNAAKTSTPQANGSTDAKRNAVKTSTLPGNTNGVTPLCVVSTLCQSTDKATKTLPSVPQGEIRVNMNVLARRKVMSWQQGKVMEIVTKEDGRLKYKISFEEKGKSLVSGHHIAFDCMPKAEQLFVGARIVVKRQADKPQFCPGVLAELPSRKNRMRFLVFIDDHTPVYVGLPLLHLVCRPLSPSKPWQWTSMHNTRTKN
- the LOC122865066 gene encoding histone-lysine N-methyltransferase SETDB1-A-like isoform X2 codes for the protein MEGDEMEMSKEELQKWIREKVKKNKLISTDVLEKCNQLQSLLERREKQADHLLKLCESVAACEAIVKKQYSLLGWEYRDTDSDDDDNITGCGNTPPSPSEFVHTETQIPSSSSTNGPTCLLPKLQDRENLRRDNGKKSSIHLKTAVVVLTRLPRCKISSLHPPTLQSHYREDESLNNSDSDKQWDPEDDSSDSDFSISSYNIGSNKRRKIDQKNEKLAKRHATPQASTKSNGKFNAAKTSTPQANGSTDAKRNAVKTSTLPGNTNGVTPLCVVSTLCQSTDKATKTLPSVPQGEIRVNMNVLARRKVMSWQQGKVMEIVTKEDGRLKYKISFEEKGKSLVSGHHIAFDCMPKAEQLFVGARIVVKRQADKPQFCPGVLAELPSRKNRMRFLVFIDDHTPVYVGLPLLHLVCRPLTDPLDDIPDGNHKNFMKEYIKAWPYPPQTQYRVGQIINAEFDGVQQRSEVLVVDCSLIQVVFEKDQHKEWIYRGSLRLEHMINMIEHLESKKDGQKNNLTKVNESSKH